The Novosphingobium terrae genome has a window encoding:
- the adh gene encoding aldehyde dehydrogenase has protein sequence MLQDALAKFAGQKLIRDKYENYINGAWAPPARGEYFDNISPVTGQVVCQVARGTAEDIEAALDAAHAAKDAWGRMSSTDRSNILLKMADRMEANLDLIALAETIDNGKPIRETTHADIPLAIDHFRYFAGCARAQEGTISEIDHDTVAYHFHEPLGVVGQIIPWNFPILMAVWKLAPALAAGNCIVLKPAEQTPMSILVLLEVIGDLLPKGVLNVVNGFGVEAGKPLASNKRISKIAFTGETTTGRLIMQYASENLIPVTLELGGKSPNIFFEDVMDADDDYFDKCLEGFAMFALNQGEVCTCPSRALIQESIYEKFIERAIARVKAIKQGSPLDPSTMIGAQASNDQLEKILSYIDIGRSEGAEVLTGGERAQHDGELAEGYYVTPTVLKGHNKMRIFQEEIFGPVLAVTTFKDEAEALAIANDTLYGLGAGVWTRDGSRAYRMGRGIQAGRVWTNCYHAYPAHAAFGGYKQSGIGRENHKMMLDHYQQTKNLLVSYSPKALGFF, from the coding sequence ATGCTGCAGGATGCCTTGGCGAAATTCGCCGGCCAGAAACTGATCCGCGACAAATACGAGAACTACATCAATGGCGCCTGGGCTCCCCCCGCGCGTGGCGAGTATTTCGACAACATCTCGCCTGTGACGGGCCAAGTGGTGTGTCAGGTGGCGCGTGGCACTGCCGAGGATATCGAGGCGGCGCTGGATGCCGCCCATGCCGCCAAGGATGCGTGGGGGCGGATGTCGTCCACCGATCGCTCGAACATCCTGCTCAAGATGGCCGACCGCATGGAAGCCAATCTCGACCTGATCGCGCTGGCTGAAACCATCGACAATGGCAAGCCGATCCGCGAGACGACCCATGCCGACATTCCCCTCGCCATCGACCATTTCCGCTATTTCGCCGGTTGCGCCCGCGCTCAGGAAGGCACGATCAGCGAGATCGACCATGATACCGTGGCCTATCACTTCCATGAGCCGCTGGGCGTCGTCGGCCAGATCATCCCGTGGAACTTCCCGATCCTGATGGCGGTGTGGAAGCTGGCCCCAGCTCTGGCCGCTGGCAATTGCATCGTGCTGAAGCCTGCCGAGCAGACCCCCATGTCCATTCTGGTGCTGCTTGAGGTGATCGGCGATCTGCTGCCGAAGGGTGTCCTCAATGTGGTCAACGGCTTCGGCGTGGAAGCGGGCAAGCCGCTGGCCTCGAACAAGCGCATCAGCAAGATCGCCTTCACCGGCGAGACGACCACCGGTCGCCTCATCATGCAGTATGCCAGCGAAAACCTGATCCCGGTTACGCTGGAGCTGGGCGGCAAGAGCCCCAACATCTTCTTCGAGGATGTGATGGACGCCGATGACGATTACTTCGACAAGTGCCTCGAAGGTTTCGCCATGTTCGCGCTCAATCAGGGCGAGGTCTGCACCTGCCCCAGCCGCGCGCTGATTCAGGAATCGATCTACGAGAAGTTCATCGAGCGGGCCATCGCCCGCGTGAAGGCGATCAAGCAGGGCAGCCCGCTCGATCCCTCGACGATGATCGGGGCTCAGGCGTCCAACGACCAGCTTGAGAAAATCCTCTCCTACATCGACATCGGCCGCAGCGAGGGTGCCGAAGTCCTCACCGGCGGCGAGCGCGCCCAGCATGATGGCGAACTGGCCGAGGGTTATTACGTCACCCCCACGGTCCTGAAGGGCCACAACAAGATGCGCATCTTCCAGGAGGAAATCTTCGGCCCGGTGCTGGCCGTGACCACCTTCAAGGATGAGGCCGAAGCCCTCGCCATCGCCAATGACACGCTTTACGGCCTTGGCGCCGGTGTCTGGACCCGCGACGGCAGCCGCGCCTATCGCATGGGTCGGGGCATTCAGGCCGGTCGCGTCTGGACCAACTGCTATCATGCCTATCCGGCCCATGCGGCCTTTGGCGGCTACAAGCAGTCGGGCATCGGGCGTGAGAACCACAAGATGATGCTCGACCACTATCAGCAGACCAAGAACCTGCTGGTCAGCTACAGCCCCAAGGCTTTGGGCTTCTTCTGA
- a CDS encoding FIST N-terminal domain-containing protein gives MVQNLVKSGVVFATSHAGDPFEAMEEIAAQLGKEPLAGAILFCPHHFEPGKLAWAINLQTEGVRVIGCTSSGELTDQGYDHDSLSAIGFPASAFRLTSHCFLDIDHFDPAAARAQVRQLAAEAERESRVLGESVNHVALFLVDGLSHSEELLTMTIQDALGEIPLIGGSSGDDLSFRQTSIFESGAFHQRAAVVAILSTPRPLHVFKAQHYRPGERKMVITGALPHERIVTEINAEPAAQEYLRLAGHAGEELGVEFFAAHPLMVRAGGEYHVRSVQSANPDGSLTFYCAIDEGLVLTVGEPVDRIAGMEALFSDIRETIGPVDRIIAFDCVLNRIDAERRQLSYDVSQLYRKNGVVGFNTYGEQYHALHINQSFSGLAIGE, from the coding sequence ATGGTGCAGAATCTGGTAAAATCGGGGGTGGTTTTCGCCACATCGCATGCGGGTGATCCGTTTGAGGCGATGGAGGAAATCGCTGCGCAATTGGGCAAGGAACCGCTTGCCGGGGCGATCCTGTTCTGCCCGCATCATTTCGAGCCCGGCAAGCTGGCCTGGGCCATCAATCTGCAGACCGAGGGCGTGCGCGTGATCGGCTGCACCAGCTCGGGCGAGCTGACCGATCAGGGCTATGATCATGACAGTCTGAGCGCCATCGGCTTCCCCGCCAGCGCCTTTCGCCTGACCTCGCATTGCTTCCTCGATATCGACCATTTCGATCCCGCCGCCGCCCGTGCGCAGGTCCGCCAACTCGCCGCCGAGGCCGAGCGGGAAAGCCGGGTGCTCGGTGAAAGCGTCAACCATGTCGCGCTGTTTCTGGTCGATGGCCTGTCGCATTCCGAAGAACTGCTGACGATGACCATTCAGGACGCTCTGGGTGAAATTCCGCTGATCGGCGGTTCCTCGGGCGATGATCTGTCCTTCCGCCAGACCTCGATTTTCGAGAGCGGAGCCTTTCACCAGCGCGCTGCAGTGGTGGCGATCCTCTCCACACCGCGCCCGCTGCATGTCTTCAAGGCGCAGCATTACCGCCCCGGCGAGCGCAAGATGGTGATCACCGGCGCGCTCCCCCACGAACGCATCGTGACCGAGATCAATGCCGAACCCGCCGCTCAGGAATATCTGCGTCTCGCGGGGCACGCGGGGGAGGAACTGGGCGTGGAATTCTTTGCTGCCCATCCGCTGATGGTGCGTGCCGGGGGCGAATATCACGTCCGCTCTGTGCAGAGCGCCAATCCCGATGGCAGCCTGACCTTCTATTGCGCCATCGATGAGGGGCTGGTGCTGACCGTGGGCGAACCTGTGGACCGTATCGCGGGGATGGAAGCGCTGTTCTCCGACATTCGCGAAACCATCGGCCCGGTGGACCGCATCATCGCTTTCGACTGCGTACTGAACCGCATCGATGCCGAGCGTCGGCAGCTTTCCTATGATGTGTCACAGCTTTACCGCAAGAATGGCGTGGTCGGCTTCAACACCTATGGCGAGCAATATCATGCGCTCCATATCAACCAGAGCTTCAGCGGGCTGGCCATTGGCGAATGA
- a CDS encoding DUF779 domain-containing protein: protein MDTPPRILSTQEADALIARLEARHGALMFHQSGGCCDGSAPMCFPKGEFRVGAQDVLLGEIAANSLEGGVQVWIGAAQFEYWRHTQVTIDVVPGRGSGMSLEAPEGLRFIVRSRIFTDEEVALLEAAGEPARGA from the coding sequence GTGGACACACCGCCACGCATTCTTTCGACCCAAGAGGCCGATGCTCTGATCGCCCGGCTGGAGGCGCGCCATGGGGCCCTGATGTTCCATCAATCGGGCGGCTGCTGTGACGGTTCGGCCCCGATGTGCTTTCCCAAGGGCGAGTTCAGGGTCGGCGCTCAGGATGTGCTGCTGGGCGAGATCGCCGCCAACAGTCTGGAGGGCGGCGTGCAGGTGTGGATCGGTGCCGCACAGTTCGAATATTGGCGCCATACGCAGGTGACCATCGATGTGGTGCCGGGGCGTGGTTCCGGCATGTCGCTTGAGGCGCCTGAGGGGCTGCGTTTTATCGTGCGTTCGCGCATCTTCACCGATGAGGAGGTGGCCCTGTTGGAGGCCGCCGGAGAGCCCGCCCGTGGGGCGTGA